From a region of the Triticum aestivum cultivar Chinese Spring chromosome 7D, IWGSC CS RefSeq v2.1, whole genome shotgun sequence genome:
- the LOC123165713 gene encoding uncharacterized protein isoform X4, producing MEYLLCQEISNRQAEGETDNNTLGGCIYQLAVRCLDFNNFGSITIPPALPRICFWKGQTIKHFSDMLLGKDGLYGALQIKDEAETCYAQTDGACASTSKNSNIRKAIHRVLGNSFSEKIKEDIFLNFQERVKDQNLSTCLIAKQVLLDTLNIVSSSFNGSQHTEKLESSDNLYMPTDEDTGSGSTIRVDSNGIEINSDGRGRKKRMKTSTQQSETSTTKDNLLEVKIKGSRLEAAVEEGEAEMQSLPGNGHTKELEKEAVMEQTMQNSNIATQQPEMNMLDADTNIPKCNASDCSTQKEAPEKSTSLNYMLLSARLARALETTEQDMSSKDEASTHVPPTFSGFQHNAVNSNQSEKEHATTEMCKYRNFLPGFEEIDGIIDLTSPAAHTPKTRDNTKTCYYPMRTRNYENDVSSSQKNKKSYLTTPFIGKRLFTDEVIEEDDQDGTKDQPIPVIDELQVNLCFPLFVYQ from the exons ATGGAATATCTCTTGTGTCAAGAAATATCAAACAGACAAGCTGAAGGAGAAACGGATAACAACACTTTGGGAGGCTGCATATATCAGCTAGCA GTTCGGTGTCTAGATTTCAACAATTTTGGATCAATAACAATCCCTCCAGCACTGCCTAGGATTTGCTTCTGGAAAGGACAAACCATTAAACATTTCAGTGATATGCTCCTCGGGAAAGATGGACTCTATGGAGCTCTCCAA ATCAAAGATGAGGCAGAAACTTGCTATGCACAAACTGATGGTGCATGCGCAAGCACCTCCAAGAACTCAAACATCAGAAAAGCTATACATAGGGTCTTAGGCAACTCTTTTTCAGAGAAG ATCAAAGAAGATATATTCCTCAATTTTCAGGAGCGCGTAAAAGATCAAAACCTGTCCACATGTCTGATAGCAAAACAAGTGTTGCTAGACACTTTGAACATTGTTTCTTCTTCTTTCAATGGCTCTCAACATACAGAGAAGTTAGAGTCCTCCGACAATTTGTACATGCCAACTGACGAAGATACTGGGTCTGGAAGTACTATTAGAGTTGATTCCAATGGGATTGAGATAAACAGTG ATGGAAGAGGCAGGAAGAAGAGAATGAAGACTAGTACACAGCAGTCAGAAACTTCAACAACTAAGGACAATCTATTGGAAGTTAAAATAAAG GGAAGCAGACTTGAAGCAGCTGTGGAAGAAGGGGAAGCTGAAATGCAATCACTACCGGGCAATGGTCACACGAAAGAGCTCGAAAAAGAAGCTGTAATG GAACAAACCATGCAGAATAGCAACATCGCAACACAGCAACCAGAGATGAATATGCTTGATGCAGATACCAATATTCCCAAGTGCAATGCTAGTGATTGTTCGACTCAAAAAGAAGCACCAGAAAAGAGCACTAGCCTGAACTACATGTTGTTATCAGCTAGATTGGCAAGAGCACTCGAAACGACAGAACAAGATATGAGCTCAAAGGATGAAGCCAGCACGCATGTACCACCAACTTTCTCAGGTTTCCAACATAACGCTGTTAACAGTAATCAATCTGAG AAAGAGCATGCGACAACAGAAATGTGCAAGTACAGAAACTTTCTTCCCGGGTTCGAAGAAATAGACGGCATTATTGACTTG ACATCTCCTGCCGCACACACACCAAAGACACGGGACAATACAAAAACGTGTTATTACCCAATGAGAACACGGAACTATGAGAATGATGTAAGCTCATCACAAAAGAACAAGAAG AGTTACTTGACAACACCATTTATTGGCAAGAGGCTTTTTACAGACGAGGTCATCGAAGAAGATGACCAAGATGGGACCAAAGATCAACCAATCCCTGTCATCGATGAGTTGCAAGTAAATCTGTGTTTCCCTCTTTTTGTGTACCAATAA
- the LOC123165713 gene encoding uncharacterized protein isoform X2: MEYLLCQEISNRQAEGETDNNTLGGCIYQLAVRCLDFNNFGSITIPPALPRICFWKGQTIKHFSDMLLGKDGLYGALQIKDEAETCYAQTDGACASTSKNSNIRKAIHRVLGNSFSEKIKEDIFLNFQERVKDQNLSTCLIAKQVLLDTLNIVSSSFNGSQHTEKLESSDNLYMPTDEDTGSGSTIRVDSNGIEINSDGRGRKKRMKTSTQQSETSTTKDNLLEVKIKGSRLEAAVEEGEAEMQSLPGNGHTKELEKEAEQTMQNSNIATQQPEMNMLDADTNIPKCNASDCSTQKEAPEKSTSLNYMLLSARLARALETTEQDMSSKDEASTHVPPTFSGFQHNAVNSNQSECTESKTMYQANEAAAIECVELNTTASPQDNNNQDHFRFNEVREQGKHAGLDIDINIPLSNSGIDDKQKHVEDFQHTLHPLDIARQKYFFFFLTSPFWLQNSPTQFFIHFRKLRKNINGIQVRT; this comes from the exons ATGGAATATCTCTTGTGTCAAGAAATATCAAACAGACAAGCTGAAGGAGAAACGGATAACAACACTTTGGGAGGCTGCATATATCAGCTAGCA GTTCGGTGTCTAGATTTCAACAATTTTGGATCAATAACAATCCCTCCAGCACTGCCTAGGATTTGCTTCTGGAAAGGACAAACCATTAAACATTTCAGTGATATGCTCCTCGGGAAAGATGGACTCTATGGAGCTCTCCAA ATCAAAGATGAGGCAGAAACTTGCTATGCACAAACTGATGGTGCATGCGCAAGCACCTCCAAGAACTCAAACATCAGAAAAGCTATACATAGGGTCTTAGGCAACTCTTTTTCAGAGAAG ATCAAAGAAGATATATTCCTCAATTTTCAGGAGCGCGTAAAAGATCAAAACCTGTCCACATGTCTGATAGCAAAACAAGTGTTGCTAGACACTTTGAACATTGTTTCTTCTTCTTTCAATGGCTCTCAACATACAGAGAAGTTAGAGTCCTCCGACAATTTGTACATGCCAACTGACGAAGATACTGGGTCTGGAAGTACTATTAGAGTTGATTCCAATGGGATTGAGATAAACAGTG ATGGAAGAGGCAGGAAGAAGAGAATGAAGACTAGTACACAGCAGTCAGAAACTTCAACAACTAAGGACAATCTATTGGAAGTTAAAATAAAG GGAAGCAGACTTGAAGCAGCTGTGGAAGAAGGGGAAGCTGAAATGCAATCACTACCGGGCAATGGTCACACGAAAGAGCTCGAAAAAGAAGCT GAACAAACCATGCAGAATAGCAACATCGCAACACAGCAACCAGAGATGAATATGCTTGATGCAGATACCAATATTCCCAAGTGCAATGCTAGTGATTGTTCGACTCAAAAAGAAGCACCAGAAAAGAGCACTAGCCTGAACTACATGTTGTTATCAGCTAGATTGGCAAGAGCACTCGAAACGACAGAACAAGATATGAGCTCAAAGGATGAAGCCAGCACGCATGTACCACCAACTTTCTCAGGTTTCCAACATAACGCTGTTAACAGTAATCAATCTGAG TGCACCGAAAGCAAGACAATGTATCAAGCAAACGAAGCAGCAGCAATTGAGTGTGTGGAATTAAATACCACTGCCTCCCCACAAGACAACAATAACCAAG ATCATTTTCGTTTCAATGAAGTCAGAGAGCAGGGGAAACATGCAGGACTTGATATTGATATCAACATACCACTATCAAATA GCGGTATAGATGACAAGCAGAAACATGTGGAAGATTTCCAACACACTCTGCATCCATTGGACATTGCAAGACAAaagtatttctttttctttttgacttCACCTTTTTGGCTACAAAATTCACCCACTCAATTTTTTATTCATTTCAGGAAGCTAAGAAAAAATATAAATGGAATACAAGTAAGGACATAA
- the LOC123165713 gene encoding uncharacterized protein isoform X3, with amino-acid sequence MEYLLCQEISNRQAEGETDNNTLGGCIYQLAVRCLDFNNFGSITIPPALPRICFWKGQTIKHFSDMLLGKDGLYGALQIKDEAETCYAQTDGACASTSKNSNIRKAIHRVLGNSFSEKIKEDIFLNFQERVKDQNLSTCLIAKQVLLDTLNIVSSSFNGSQHTEKLESSDNLYMPTDEDTGSGSTIRVDSNGIEINSDGRGRKKRMKTSTQQSETSTTKDNLLEVKIKGSRLEAAVEEGEAEMQSLPGNGHTKELEKEAVMEQTMQNSNIATQQPEMNMLDADTNIPKCNASDCSTQKEAPEKSTSLNYMLLSARLARALETTEQDMSSKDEASTHVPPTFSGFQHNAVNSNQSETMYQANEAAAIECVELNTTASPQDNNNQDHFRFNEVREQGKHAGLDIDINIPLSNSGIDDKQKHVEDFQHTLHPLDIARQKYFFFFLTSPFWLQNSPTQFFIHFRKLRKNINGIQVRT; translated from the exons ATGGAATATCTCTTGTGTCAAGAAATATCAAACAGACAAGCTGAAGGAGAAACGGATAACAACACTTTGGGAGGCTGCATATATCAGCTAGCA GTTCGGTGTCTAGATTTCAACAATTTTGGATCAATAACAATCCCTCCAGCACTGCCTAGGATTTGCTTCTGGAAAGGACAAACCATTAAACATTTCAGTGATATGCTCCTCGGGAAAGATGGACTCTATGGAGCTCTCCAA ATCAAAGATGAGGCAGAAACTTGCTATGCACAAACTGATGGTGCATGCGCAAGCACCTCCAAGAACTCAAACATCAGAAAAGCTATACATAGGGTCTTAGGCAACTCTTTTTCAGAGAAG ATCAAAGAAGATATATTCCTCAATTTTCAGGAGCGCGTAAAAGATCAAAACCTGTCCACATGTCTGATAGCAAAACAAGTGTTGCTAGACACTTTGAACATTGTTTCTTCTTCTTTCAATGGCTCTCAACATACAGAGAAGTTAGAGTCCTCCGACAATTTGTACATGCCAACTGACGAAGATACTGGGTCTGGAAGTACTATTAGAGTTGATTCCAATGGGATTGAGATAAACAGTG ATGGAAGAGGCAGGAAGAAGAGAATGAAGACTAGTACACAGCAGTCAGAAACTTCAACAACTAAGGACAATCTATTGGAAGTTAAAATAAAG GGAAGCAGACTTGAAGCAGCTGTGGAAGAAGGGGAAGCTGAAATGCAATCACTACCGGGCAATGGTCACACGAAAGAGCTCGAAAAAGAAGCTGTAATG GAACAAACCATGCAGAATAGCAACATCGCAACACAGCAACCAGAGATGAATATGCTTGATGCAGATACCAATATTCCCAAGTGCAATGCTAGTGATTGTTCGACTCAAAAAGAAGCACCAGAAAAGAGCACTAGCCTGAACTACATGTTGTTATCAGCTAGATTGGCAAGAGCACTCGAAACGACAGAACAAGATATGAGCTCAAAGGATGAAGCCAGCACGCATGTACCACCAACTTTCTCAGGTTTCCAACATAACGCTGTTAACAGTAATCAATCTGAG ACAATGTATCAAGCAAACGAAGCAGCAGCAATTGAGTGTGTGGAATTAAATACCACTGCCTCCCCACAAGACAACAATAACCAAG ATCATTTTCGTTTCAATGAAGTCAGAGAGCAGGGGAAACATGCAGGACTTGATATTGATATCAACATACCACTATCAAATA GCGGTATAGATGACAAGCAGAAACATGTGGAAGATTTCCAACACACTCTGCATCCATTGGACATTGCAAGACAAaagtatttctttttctttttgacttCACCTTTTTGGCTACAAAATTCACCCACTCAATTTTTTATTCATTTCAGGAAGCTAAGAAAAAATATAAATGGAATACAAGTAAGGACATAA
- the LOC123165713 gene encoding uncharacterized protein isoform X5, producing MEYLLCQEISNRQAEGETDNNTLGGCIYQLAVRCLDFNNFGSITIPPALPRICFWKGQTIKHFSDMLLGKDGLYGALQIKDEAETCYAQTDGACASTSKNSNIRKAIHRVLGNSFSEKIKEDIFLNFQERVKDQNLSTCLIAKQVLLDTLNIVSSSFNGSQHTEKLESSDNLYMPTDEDTGSGSTIRVDSNGIEINSDGRGRKKRMKTSTQQSETSTTKDNLLEVKIKGSRLEAAVEEGEAEMQSLPGNGHTKELEKEAVMEQTMQNSNIATQQPEMNMLDADTNIPKCNASDCSTQKEAPEKSTSLNYMLLSARLARALETTEQDMSSKDEASTHVPPTFSGFQHNAVNSNQSECTESKTMYQANEAAAIECVELNTTASPQDNNNQDHFRFNEVREQGKHAGLDIDINIPLSNSGIDDKQKHVEDFQHTLHPLDIARQKKLRKNINGIQVRT from the exons ATGGAATATCTCTTGTGTCAAGAAATATCAAACAGACAAGCTGAAGGAGAAACGGATAACAACACTTTGGGAGGCTGCATATATCAGCTAGCA GTTCGGTGTCTAGATTTCAACAATTTTGGATCAATAACAATCCCTCCAGCACTGCCTAGGATTTGCTTCTGGAAAGGACAAACCATTAAACATTTCAGTGATATGCTCCTCGGGAAAGATGGACTCTATGGAGCTCTCCAA ATCAAAGATGAGGCAGAAACTTGCTATGCACAAACTGATGGTGCATGCGCAAGCACCTCCAAGAACTCAAACATCAGAAAAGCTATACATAGGGTCTTAGGCAACTCTTTTTCAGAGAAG ATCAAAGAAGATATATTCCTCAATTTTCAGGAGCGCGTAAAAGATCAAAACCTGTCCACATGTCTGATAGCAAAACAAGTGTTGCTAGACACTTTGAACATTGTTTCTTCTTCTTTCAATGGCTCTCAACATACAGAGAAGTTAGAGTCCTCCGACAATTTGTACATGCCAACTGACGAAGATACTGGGTCTGGAAGTACTATTAGAGTTGATTCCAATGGGATTGAGATAAACAGTG ATGGAAGAGGCAGGAAGAAGAGAATGAAGACTAGTACACAGCAGTCAGAAACTTCAACAACTAAGGACAATCTATTGGAAGTTAAAATAAAG GGAAGCAGACTTGAAGCAGCTGTGGAAGAAGGGGAAGCTGAAATGCAATCACTACCGGGCAATGGTCACACGAAAGAGCTCGAAAAAGAAGCTGTAATG GAACAAACCATGCAGAATAGCAACATCGCAACACAGCAACCAGAGATGAATATGCTTGATGCAGATACCAATATTCCCAAGTGCAATGCTAGTGATTGTTCGACTCAAAAAGAAGCACCAGAAAAGAGCACTAGCCTGAACTACATGTTGTTATCAGCTAGATTGGCAAGAGCACTCGAAACGACAGAACAAGATATGAGCTCAAAGGATGAAGCCAGCACGCATGTACCACCAACTTTCTCAGGTTTCCAACATAACGCTGTTAACAGTAATCAATCTGAG TGCACCGAAAGCAAGACAATGTATCAAGCAAACGAAGCAGCAGCAATTGAGTGTGTGGAATTAAATACCACTGCCTCCCCACAAGACAACAATAACCAAG ATCATTTTCGTTTCAATGAAGTCAGAGAGCAGGGGAAACATGCAGGACTTGATATTGATATCAACATACCACTATCAAATA GCGGTATAGATGACAAGCAGAAACATGTGGAAGATTTCCAACACACTCTGCATCCATTGGACATTGCAAGACAAaa GAAGCTAAGAAAAAATATAAATGGAATACAAGTAAGGACATAA
- the LOC123165713 gene encoding uncharacterized protein isoform X1, with protein MEYLLCQEISNRQAEGETDNNTLGGCIYQLAVRCLDFNNFGSITIPPALPRICFWKGQTIKHFSDMLLGKDGLYGALQIKDEAETCYAQTDGACASTSKNSNIRKAIHRVLGNSFSEKIKEDIFLNFQERVKDQNLSTCLIAKQVLLDTLNIVSSSFNGSQHTEKLESSDNLYMPTDEDTGSGSTIRVDSNGIEINSDGRGRKKRMKTSTQQSETSTTKDNLLEVKIKGSRLEAAVEEGEAEMQSLPGNGHTKELEKEAVMEQTMQNSNIATQQPEMNMLDADTNIPKCNASDCSTQKEAPEKSTSLNYMLLSARLARALETTEQDMSSKDEASTHVPPTFSGFQHNAVNSNQSECTESKTMYQANEAAAIECVELNTTASPQDNNNQDHFRFNEVREQGKHAGLDIDINIPLSNSGIDDKQKHVEDFQHTLHPLDIARQKYFFFFLTSPFWLQNSPTQFFIHFRKLRKNINGIQVRT; from the exons ATGGAATATCTCTTGTGTCAAGAAATATCAAACAGACAAGCTGAAGGAGAAACGGATAACAACACTTTGGGAGGCTGCATATATCAGCTAGCA GTTCGGTGTCTAGATTTCAACAATTTTGGATCAATAACAATCCCTCCAGCACTGCCTAGGATTTGCTTCTGGAAAGGACAAACCATTAAACATTTCAGTGATATGCTCCTCGGGAAAGATGGACTCTATGGAGCTCTCCAA ATCAAAGATGAGGCAGAAACTTGCTATGCACAAACTGATGGTGCATGCGCAAGCACCTCCAAGAACTCAAACATCAGAAAAGCTATACATAGGGTCTTAGGCAACTCTTTTTCAGAGAAG ATCAAAGAAGATATATTCCTCAATTTTCAGGAGCGCGTAAAAGATCAAAACCTGTCCACATGTCTGATAGCAAAACAAGTGTTGCTAGACACTTTGAACATTGTTTCTTCTTCTTTCAATGGCTCTCAACATACAGAGAAGTTAGAGTCCTCCGACAATTTGTACATGCCAACTGACGAAGATACTGGGTCTGGAAGTACTATTAGAGTTGATTCCAATGGGATTGAGATAAACAGTG ATGGAAGAGGCAGGAAGAAGAGAATGAAGACTAGTACACAGCAGTCAGAAACTTCAACAACTAAGGACAATCTATTGGAAGTTAAAATAAAG GGAAGCAGACTTGAAGCAGCTGTGGAAGAAGGGGAAGCTGAAATGCAATCACTACCGGGCAATGGTCACACGAAAGAGCTCGAAAAAGAAGCTGTAATG GAACAAACCATGCAGAATAGCAACATCGCAACACAGCAACCAGAGATGAATATGCTTGATGCAGATACCAATATTCCCAAGTGCAATGCTAGTGATTGTTCGACTCAAAAAGAAGCACCAGAAAAGAGCACTAGCCTGAACTACATGTTGTTATCAGCTAGATTGGCAAGAGCACTCGAAACGACAGAACAAGATATGAGCTCAAAGGATGAAGCCAGCACGCATGTACCACCAACTTTCTCAGGTTTCCAACATAACGCTGTTAACAGTAATCAATCTGAG TGCACCGAAAGCAAGACAATGTATCAAGCAAACGAAGCAGCAGCAATTGAGTGTGTGGAATTAAATACCACTGCCTCCCCACAAGACAACAATAACCAAG ATCATTTTCGTTTCAATGAAGTCAGAGAGCAGGGGAAACATGCAGGACTTGATATTGATATCAACATACCACTATCAAATA GCGGTATAGATGACAAGCAGAAACATGTGGAAGATTTCCAACACACTCTGCATCCATTGGACATTGCAAGACAAaagtatttctttttctttttgacttCACCTTTTTGGCTACAAAATTCACCCACTCAATTTTTTATTCATTTCAGGAAGCTAAGAAAAAATATAAATGGAATACAAGTAAGGACATAA
- the LOC123165713 gene encoding uncharacterized protein isoform X6: MEYLLCQEISNRQAEGETDNNTLGGCIYQLAVRCLDFNNFGSITIPPALPRICFWKGQTIKHFSDMLLGKDGLYGALQIKDEAETCYAQTDGACASTSKNSNIRKAIHRVLGNSFSEKIKEDIFLNFQERVKDQNLSTCLIAKQVLLDTLNIVSSSFNGSQHTEKLESSDNLYMPTDEDTGSGSTIRVDSNGIEINSDGRGRKKRMKTSTQQSETSTTKDNLLEVKIKGSRLEAAVEEGEAEMQSLPGNGHTKELEKEAVMEQTMQNSNIATQQPEMNMLDADTNIPKCNASDCSTQKEAPEKSTSLNYMLLSARLARALETTEQDMSSKDEASTHVPPTFSGFQHNAVNSNQSEIIFVSMKSESRGNMQDLILISTYHYQIAV, translated from the exons ATGGAATATCTCTTGTGTCAAGAAATATCAAACAGACAAGCTGAAGGAGAAACGGATAACAACACTTTGGGAGGCTGCATATATCAGCTAGCA GTTCGGTGTCTAGATTTCAACAATTTTGGATCAATAACAATCCCTCCAGCACTGCCTAGGATTTGCTTCTGGAAAGGACAAACCATTAAACATTTCAGTGATATGCTCCTCGGGAAAGATGGACTCTATGGAGCTCTCCAA ATCAAAGATGAGGCAGAAACTTGCTATGCACAAACTGATGGTGCATGCGCAAGCACCTCCAAGAACTCAAACATCAGAAAAGCTATACATAGGGTCTTAGGCAACTCTTTTTCAGAGAAG ATCAAAGAAGATATATTCCTCAATTTTCAGGAGCGCGTAAAAGATCAAAACCTGTCCACATGTCTGATAGCAAAACAAGTGTTGCTAGACACTTTGAACATTGTTTCTTCTTCTTTCAATGGCTCTCAACATACAGAGAAGTTAGAGTCCTCCGACAATTTGTACATGCCAACTGACGAAGATACTGGGTCTGGAAGTACTATTAGAGTTGATTCCAATGGGATTGAGATAAACAGTG ATGGAAGAGGCAGGAAGAAGAGAATGAAGACTAGTACACAGCAGTCAGAAACTTCAACAACTAAGGACAATCTATTGGAAGTTAAAATAAAG GGAAGCAGACTTGAAGCAGCTGTGGAAGAAGGGGAAGCTGAAATGCAATCACTACCGGGCAATGGTCACACGAAAGAGCTCGAAAAAGAAGCTGTAATG GAACAAACCATGCAGAATAGCAACATCGCAACACAGCAACCAGAGATGAATATGCTTGATGCAGATACCAATATTCCCAAGTGCAATGCTAGTGATTGTTCGACTCAAAAAGAAGCACCAGAAAAGAGCACTAGCCTGAACTACATGTTGTTATCAGCTAGATTGGCAAGAGCACTCGAAACGACAGAACAAGATATGAGCTCAAAGGATGAAGCCAGCACGCATGTACCACCAACTTTCTCAGGTTTCCAACATAACGCTGTTAACAGTAATCAATCTGAG ATCATTTTCGTTTCAATGAAGTCAGAGAGCAGGGGAAACATGCAGGACTTGATATTGATATCAACATACCACTATCAAATA GCGGTATAG
- the LOC123165715 gene encoding uncharacterized protein yields MATELAADEPPAVHLRATEEALATDTAEESCAAGEARGLNTDDDLRAAYKPPSFGSAREVCAAARICGIPTVPELSAAEARQKPELLNKDTIPEPLESNNNSQNDGSGDDSMDEQEEQSIVDMTESDASDGMLIDGLRTFLQKRQERKQERSALKEKRKKRTRPEKG; encoded by the exons ATGGCGACCGAGCTTGCCGCCGACGAGCCCCCCGCAGTGCACCTCCGCGCGACGGAGGAGGCACTCGCCACGGACACGGCGGAAGAGAGCTGCGCGGCCGGCGAGGCGCGCGGCCTGAACACCGACGACGACCTCCGCGCCGCCTACAAGCCACCGTCGTTCGGCTCTGCCCGCGAGGTCTGCGCGGCCGCCCGGATCTGCGGGATCCCCACCGTCCCGGAGTTGTCCGCAGCCGAGGCGCGGCAAAAGCCA GAGCTTTTAAACAAAGATACAATTCCTGAGCCTTTGGAGTCAAACAACAACAGTCAAAATGATGGTTCAGGGGATGATAGCATGGATGAACAAGAGGAGCAAAGTATAGTTGATATGACAGAATCAGATGCATCAGACGGCATGCTGATCGATGGCCTGAGAACATTT TTACAGAAAAGACAAGAGAGGAAGCAGGAGAGGAGTGCTTTGAAAGAGAAAAGGAAGAAG AGGACAAGGCCAGAGAAAGGATAA